The Musa acuminata AAA Group cultivar baxijiao chromosome BXJ1-8, Cavendish_Baxijiao_AAA, whole genome shotgun sequence genomic sequence TATGACATTTTGATGCTTTTTGAGCACTATAGAGGGTATTTGCTTTGTAGATTTATTCAACTGTCTAAATTATCTCAGAAGAGTTATTACTTGCCCTAGGGAGTTTCTAATCATGCTAATATTTTTGACCTATTTATAGAGGAAGGAGAATGGTAAAAGATGTAATTCTGAAGACCTTTATGCTGGAAAGAAAATCAAAGACAGAAAGGTAAATTTTCACATACTTCAACTTATTGACAACTCATGATCAACATTGATATTATATGTCAAAGACTTTAGCTAGAAAGTAAGAATATTAGGTTCTTCTAATAATTTTTGTGCTAAtacccaaggtatgcaatttcgaataataccgttcggtacgagcggtacgtaccggtccgtcagttgaccggtacacggaccgctcggTACCGGACagaacagaatatatatatatatatatttatatataaatatttttataaaaaacgacgtcgccttttataagaatatatatatatgtgtgtgtgtgtgtgtgtgaacgaGGCGACgccaccttttataaaaatattatatatatatacatatgtatatatatgtatatataaacgaggcgacgtcgtcccacgtgggagaaggaaaagacgacgtcgccttttataatatatatatatatatatatatatatatatacacacacacaccgagTGGTATACTGAACGgtttaccgctcggtatacagtatcgtactgtaccgagcgaatgttgaaacttcggtacggtacgatatttcaatcattGCTAGTACCCCATATGGCTCTGTAAATTCAACTAAATCTGAACTTTTTCAGTTTTCTAGCTTTTATTTTTCTATGAAGAAAAGATCATAATGAAGGGACAACATTATCTTCTAGTCAAAAAGAAAGAAGTGAATGGAACTTTTGTAGTTTGGACATGCAGTTTCCTCTTTTTTAATTGAATGATCCAAATTACAAGAATTTAATATTGTGGTTTTGATGTCGTATCAAAATTTTGTTCAGGAGAAGATGATAGGTTGTTCTTCAATGGTCAATATGCATTATAATCAACCTGACAGTGAATCTGCCTATTCTGTCATGATGTGTGATGGGAACCATATGAATCAGTTCTCATCTGAAGGTTTGGTGCTATTACTGAGACACTTGAGCTTAGCTTGATAGCtaatttttgttgatgatttAACTTGTCTAAAATGCAAATGTGATTAATCTATGTCCTTAGTGAAAATCTGGCATATGGTTTTCTTTTTCAGAGAATGAAAATGCTTATATGAGATAGTTTTTGCATGTACTTCTTTAAGTTCATATAGTTCCCTCTAAACTTATCCTTTGCAATTCAGATACAAATATTTGTTATCTTTTGACTATCCATCAGTGTTTTTAGATAATGTTGAATATTTGTAGCGGTTTAGCATATCCATGGGAATGGAAATAAAAATTAATGTGATTCAGACTCTTTTGTGAGCATGAATTTCCAACTTGGGCTTGACCAAACCAAATAAGAATGTGATTCTATTGCCACAAGTTCTTATCAACATAAAAGGCAATCTTAAGTTACAAATCATTACCAATTTCCCTTTACATTTTGGTGCATAATCAGAAAAGAAAGAATGGTATTGGTATATAAGTCATGTGTTGATCTTTTGTTATACGTTCCAATAGAAATTGTCAATGGAACAAGTTTTTATATGGTTTGGAAGGTTAGACTTGTGTAGTATGTTTTTGCATGTACTTTTTGTGATAGATACCTGCTCCGCAGGACAGAAAGCAAAAAATAGTTGGTCTACAAAGCTATACTTCTTGGTAATGAAAGAGGTCTTAGCTTATTTTTGTAATAATCTAGGTCCCCTATAATGTGCTTGCTTTATAaacctttttatgataacttcaTTCTATAGTTATCACCACTTATTCCATCAGGCGAACATAcacatgtttctttttgtgacTTTTCCTTAGTAAATGGTAGTTTggtccaattatatatatattttttcttgtagTTTCAATTCTAACCGAGTTTGTTCAGCATTCCCAGTGGTTGACAGCAGAACAAAGAATCTTCTGGAAGACAATGTAAAACTTCTTCACCAGATTGCAGTTAACATTGAAAATAATGAGGTAGCTATTTTAATCTCATTTGCTATGAGCTGTAAtagttatatattttattttcatagaaTACTGGTCTGAGAATCAGGTTATGCCATTTGTATTGTGCTAGATGGAAGAATTGGATATATTACTCTGCTGTAGGGAGCAGAGTGATTGCAGTCTTATCCTTTAAACTAGAGCAGAATTTGTCATTCATTTCCTTTGGGTGCATGAAGTAACTTATCTGCACTGGTTTGTTCTATGCTCCCTTATTCAATACAGAACAATTTATCCACTAAGCATTATTAAAAAGTGCATTGGTACTTTTATCATATGTGTTTCTGAATCATATAATCAGATGCTTCAGACTCTTatggcattgtaaaatttcaagtTACACTGATTGTTTCTAAGATTTATGTATCATAGATTGTTAATAATCTTTTATGACTATTTAGTTTTTGGAAGTTTTAGGGCATGCATTTATCTATTTATCCAAGCTTCTTTTAACATATCCAAGCATATCGATCATTGGTCAATTGTACATTCATTGTAACAATTAACCTTTTTATTTACCATTCTTTCTTATATATCATGACTTTTTTGGTTTTTGTTTTTAAATAACAAGTACATGACGCTTATACATGGACTCAAATCTGAGGCCTATCGCTTGTGTAACAATACAATAACCAACCCGGTTGTCACATGTAGACTTTTTTGGCTTTTAATTGAGGGATATGTTGAATCACAGTGACCAGTGCAATGCCATCAATGTTCTTAATTAGGATACACTAAAATTCTCTATTTTCCTGTAAGCATTTAATCACTTTTTTGCCTACAGATTAAATGTTATGGAATCTGGAATTAATTTTTGACCCAGGAAAATGTGCATATTAAGAAAACTTTTGGATgctcattaataaaataaaattccctTGTTGGGTGAAGTTGCTTGGATTTATATACGTTGATGCATGAGATCAGAAAAATTATTGACCTAAGAGATGTGGAACTATAGAAATATAAATGTGGCATGAGGTACATATCTCATttgttaagatattaaaatttatcCAGTACGAGCATTTAGCAACTGCGATCCATCTTTTATAACACAAGCCTATACAGATATTTCTCACTTCACTGTCCGTCAATTATTGACTTTGTATTTTGGTGTCCTATTCATTTCTGTGGTTGCCCATCATTATAAACCCATCGGGCGTGGTGACATGgttttgatttttatattatttattgctaCTTTATAAACTTATTAGTGAATACCTAAAGTGTGCTGAGGATTGTGAGAAAAAATATTACTCTATTAACCTATGTTACCTGTTGAAAATGTcaaaaagataatattatcatttGTCTGTCATATGTTCCTCCGTCATCTATCTAGATTTTGATTTACTATGATCTAGATTTTTCTACACAGTAAGTTACAGATTGGTTACTATTATAAATAGGCAGATCATGCTATCCTTTCAGTGTGTATCAGTCTCTTTTTTATCATCTTCATTCAGAAGCATAGATATGGTTCTTTGTTATTTATGCCTTTTAATTTGTCTGCAGATACAAAATAACatcgatctcttgtattgcacaaACAACAACATTACAGCGACTCTAAATAGGTACTTAATGATTAAAGAACTTGAAACAGAAGTTTCTATCTGATAGTCATTCAAGTGGATATTTCATACTTTTTAATGTTAGATTGAGTTTCTGAACAAGATTTTTCTTTTTCAACAGCATGCTTGAAATGCCTGGTGTTATGAGCCAGATGCCTCCACTGCCTGTGCATGCCAATGAGAATCTTCTGCATTCCATATTGCCCTATACTAGTCAGGTAAGCTTCCACTTGCTAATTAATTTGTCACCACCTTTCTGAAGTCTATTATATGTTATCGTAGCTGCTTAGTTGTCGATAAACCATAATTTGCTTTTGTTGTTGATGTTGGTTCAGATTTAATTTTGACCACAATGCCATCTGGTTTATCCAAACTAATTTGTGAAGTACTATGAAGATCAGAAAGAGACCAACTCAGATCTTTTCATTAAACATAACTGCAGATGAACATGCATGGTGCTTCTTATCATACAGAAAGAACAACTAACGATTCTTTTTAACTTAATAGTTTCGGATTCTCAGATCTAACATTTTAAGAAACTGGCAAAGCTGGAATCTGGTAGTCCGATTGTTGTCAAAATTATGGGCTATCACTGTTGGCGTTAGGTGATGGATTGAGGTACCACCCTATGTTCTTTGGGAACCAGCTGATTTATACTGTACCACATACCACAGTAGGGAAAGATTCAGGCATGAAACGTGAGTGTGCTACATGTCATGCTGCTGAATAAGAAACAAACACAAAATATTTCAAGATATGGCATAGCAGGAACTTGTGATCGATGATCTAGTTATGACTTCTGATGGTTTAATTTCAGTGTATAGTTTGTTGCACCTTGATTCTTGGGTTGGATACAGGATGAGATTGACCAATACAACGTGACCATGATGCCAATCGAGGTTCCTTGACTTATTTAGTGGTTACACATGCAGCGAATGACTTGGGTGGACCTTAGGTGAATGGGACTGGCCCAGGTTAAGTTGCTTGAGATTAATAACATTGTTTTTGGATGTTCAGTGAGTTTAACCTTATTACTCATGCAAAGTATGCTTGAGCAGATGCTGAGCTGGCTCTTTAGCATGTCAGATTTTGGTCACCCGTGTCCGATGTACCACATTAGACAGAGTCCTGGTTAGGGTGATAGGTTCAGGTGACTCATTGATGTCACTAGTAAACGTGTGAGAGAAGCTGGAGTTGATGGTATGGATGTATTTGACAATTAACAACATATTGCAGCGAATCAtgcaagaaagaagaagacaaggaaagCTGAAAAGGAGAAACTACTAGTTGCTGATAAAATGAGTAGGAGTTTTGAGGATTCAACTGTGTAAACTTGCTCAGCTAGTAATATTATCTATCAAAATGTACTTCAGCTTCAAATCTTTTCTCTTTCTGCGGTTTTCTCTTTCGATAGGCACATGGACCTGGCAACTGTTATGTCAAGGAAGAGCCAAGCTGCTGGTGACCTGCTGCTACCAAATGACCGGGTTTCTGTAAGTACACGATACTCTTATGTAAATACAAGGAAGGTGATCAAAACTCTCTTTGATACACATGCCTTTCGATAAGAGCATAGAGATTGCATGCTCACACCAGAGGAGATTGAAGAGCCAATCGATAAGAATCCCAAGGACCTGACACTATATATCAAGATTACGATATAGAGCTTCTATGTAaatgcttttgtatggaagaAAGTTTGTGCACCGACAGTATTAGGTGCTTGCGGTTCATCAAATTCTTTCGCTTTGCTACCTTTGTCTTTTCGTTCAAGAGCGAtttcaaatgataaattttaGTCCCAGAGAATAAATATTTATCTTCATAGTGGAATAATCTGAATGCATATTCAAGAACGAGTTTTGAGTGTTTTATCATAAATGAATAAAGTTGGACATCTATGTGCATCATGTGAAGTAATATGATTCTATTACATTTCTTCCTGTTTTACTTTTTCTCGAGGATCTTGAAGCTCTCTGTTTGTGGATCCTAGCAAAAATTTTTATCAATGATTCCAACAATTTACTCTTGCCTTGAACGACGAAGAATGACAGGAGAGGAAGGGGAGAGAGGAGTAGATGAGCGACACTAAGCGGCAATCGATAACGAGGATGGAAGGGTGACGGGCGAGGAGGGAGAACCGAAGTGAAGGAGAGGTAAGAGGTGACGATTAGCAACGTGTGCTATATCGCTTGAAATGGTGTGGTATGAGTGATATGTATGagtgatatatatgtatatatatatatatatatatatatatatatatttgataggTGAGACTCAAACTCGACCTAATTTCCACCGTATCGTGGTGAATCTCTTCGGCGTCGCTTCCGATCTTAATTGATATGAGCCGTTTGATTAAAAATCGGACGGTTATGCGGGCATCATGCACCCATAATCACGCACCGTCGTCTCTATAAAGATATTCGCGTCTCTTGTATCAAGGTGATCACTGCGGGGGGAGGGGAAACAGAACCCATACCAAGACGTCGACTCCTGGTGAAGGTATCTAAATCTTTTCTACTTGGCCTCAATCTGAGCATCTTCGATCTCTTCCTCTAGCCGCGTTTGTCCTCGGAATTTCCTGTCTTCGTGTATGACTCCGACGAAACACATGTATTCCTAGTTTCCAGGGTTTTGCATTTTTGATCGCCACTTTCTTTGCTGCGATAAACGGAACCCTAACCCCTTTTATTGTTTTCGAGTACTATTTTTGACATCGTGGATATCTAATCCTTGTCGAAGGGAACAAAAGTCCTTCCTCGCGGGCTGGTTTTCGTTGATTCATTCTTTAAACTTGGCTGGGCTTAGGGTTCTTTTGCTTCCTTCTTTGATTTAGGCTTGTCGAGGAATTTCGATGGTAAAGCGGAAAAGATGGGATTTTGCTGCTAGGACTCAGAGAAAGAAGGGTTTTTACGGTCTTGGAATTGCAGATTAGGAAAATGAAAGCAATAGCAGGAGTATGGATCTGAATCTCTACTTGGGTCTGCCTCGTTCCCCTCGTCCTCTTAGTTTCGATCTAGGTTCTGATCTTGCTCTAAGTTCATTGCCACTGTCGTCTTCTTTCACTTCGGTCGAAGCCAGGGAAGTCCCAATTCTCATGTCAGGTGTCGTGGAACCATCGGATTCCCACCCTCCATATTCTCCATCCGATGCTGAATACACTCCTGACCTGCCGGCTGTTCTCCCATCCGATAGGGTGGACTCCCCAGAGTACACACCCTACTTCCCTTCTTTTGCACGGTATGGTCCATCGATCTTACCCACTCCACCAGTTGTTGAAGATCTTGAAGGGCCTCATGCCCCAGATTCTCCTATTTTTCTACCCTTGCTAGCTGTGCAAGAACCTGATGAGACTGCAGCCCAGGATCTTATGCTGTATGATCCTGCATCTCCACCAATACTTGCTGACGAAGCCATGGTGTACTCGCGGCCATCTCCACCCAGACTTACTGATGAACCCATAATCTACGTGCCCTACTCTCCACCCAGGCCTGCTGATCAAACCATACCTTACTCGCCGCCTTTTGTCACTGGATCCATGAATCCTCAAGACCATGAAGCAGCCAGCTTAAGCTTCTACCCGTCAGTTAATGCACAAACAGGTGAATTCCTGTGTCCAGAAAATGGACCCTCTGCGAGGCCTGATACCGTCCGCTACCGTGAATCTCGTTTCAGAAGGCTGATTGATCCTAGCAATCAATGGCGAAACAGACGATTTAGGTCTTTGCTTCCACATGCTGGCGAGAGGTTCGGTTCTGGTTCACCATCACTGCCTAATCCTGAGCAGTTGGTTCATGATGTGTTGAACTCCCACAGACTTCCGGAATGCAATGGGAAGCATATAGCGACTGCTGAAGACAATGCAGGGGAAACTTCAAAAGAGGGGAGGGATGAGAAAGGTAGCAGTGCTGCTAACTTCGAATGCAACATATGTTTTGATATGGCTGCAGAACCTGTTGTTACTCCATGTGGTCACTTATTTTGCTGGCCATGTTTGTATCAGTGGCTGCATGTCCATTCGGATCATAAAGAATGCCCTGTATGCAAAGGAGAGGTAACTGATTCCAACATCACACCTATTTACGGTAGAGGGAGTTTGCAACCTCATGCCAAGAAGAAAAATGAGGAGGATGGTCAATCAACTCTAAAGATTCCACCAAGACCAAGTGgaaataggtttgaaagttttagGCAGCAGCTTTGCCCAGTTCCAAGGAGACTGGATGAGGGAATTGCAACGTCATGGAGACGATTTCTAGATCCGCACATGCGTAGTGGATATAGATACGAGACATTTGCAGAACTAAGCTTTCAAGAAATATTTGACAATGTTCGTCGTAGTGCAGAAGTAAGCTTTCAAGAAATACTTGACAATGTTAGTCAAAGTGCTTTAAACAGCCGGAGACAAAGAAGACTGCCAAGGGAGGTAAATTATGACAGTGTATCTATCACTGGAGAGGCCAGATTGCCTGAAAACAATATGCCAAGCCCTATGAGAAATTATGTAAATTATATTTTCAGAGACGGAGTTGATCTTTGGCATGACATTGGCTCAGAGAGATTGCCTGCGGCTGTTATGACGACGAGTATTGGTAGCGCGGGCGAGCACTTGGCAAGTAGCAGTCATGGATTTGATGCATCCACTTCATCTCTTGATCCTCCAAATCATGATCCACCGGTGAGTGGAATACGTGTTGAAGTAGCATTTGCGGCAGATCAGGCCCCTACCTCTAGCACCATCGCTGTGATACAAGGAGATGTTGCTACTGATGCCGTTGCAGAACCAAATAGCGTGGGATCTTCTCGGTCTGCCAGAAGGAGAGGTAGAAGTAGCATCTCTGGTTCTTGTGATGCTGATGGAGGCACAATTGGCTCACGCAAGAGAAGGCTGAATTAAATCTCCTTGACTCGATATTAGGCATCTGCTTGTTTACCTTAGGAAGCATGTTTCTATGCTTAGATAAAATCCAGTACAGTGTTATTTTTAGTAGTTTGTATAGCTTGGGGTCATCTTGCCATTTAATTTCTTGTCGTAGTTACATATTACACCCAAAACAACATGTATACTGGAAATTTTGACAACCTTAATGCTTCCTTACATTGCTGATGTCTAGTTTCTAATCTTTTTTAGAGAAACACAAAATTTGTGGTTCTGTTATTGTATTCTACCGTTTATTTTGCAACTCTTATTTTTGGTACTAAACAAAATGCTAATGCACAACCCTTTTCCGGAGCTATGCAAATCATCAGATTCCTGGtatatcttcttttattttttaaagtaaTAGATTTTGATGGAGAGCTGAACCGACTTGTCTTTTGCATTGTGATCCTTCATCTAACTCAATTTGTATGTCATTTTGTCCTGCAAGAagagttttcttttctcttttgacAGTTGGTGGGTTAGTCTGAAACTTACTTGAAGCCTTATGTTATCTATTTTATTAGATTGGTACAAGGAATTCTCCACTAGTCTCAATGTTCTCTCCAAGTTGTGTCTCATGAGCATGTGATCCGTGTGTTATGTGTCTTGTATCTTTCTCACCACAGCTGAGATAAGCTGATTTCTAGGTTCCCCATGGTCCTATTTGTTGAGAAGTAGCTCGTCATATTGTGCTCATTCATAAACATAGAACCAATCATAGACCATCTTACTGCAAGTTAAATGAACCCAACAAGTCATAATTCCCATTGCTATATTTGCAACTATTGTATTTTGCAAATTGCTGTTATGGTTATTACATTattcatctttctttttcttgtgtgtgtccgtGTGGTGTGGATCGAGGAATCATGGCGCTCTAAAGTTGCCATGTTATCCAAACCTATATTCCCAAGAACCTACTCTTCCCCTATCATCACCTTCACTTTGTGGGAAGCCCTAAAAGGATGAGCATGTTCATTGGATCTACTTGTTTGCTCACAACAGGTGAAACATGACACATTCACATAATTTTTTCTAACCAAGTCCTTGATTCATGGATTCCAATGATGCTACTTAATTTATCTGATAAAGAAAGGCTTTGATATAGAAATTGAATGTGTGATGTAATGATGGTCTGGTAGAGGAGGCCCATTGGGCCATGTTGTTGATGAGGCCCACTGGGCCATTGGGCAACTGACTTCTCGCGATTCTTACAGCGATCAAGTTGCCAAACCTTCGGTGACGGGACACAGCGGTGCGTTCTGGACCGGCTGCAACGAGGTAAGAGTCGCGCTGTAGACTTAGACTTCCGGCCGAGGGCGGTGGAACAGCTCAAGGGAAAAGAATGACTACGACGACGCATCCGGTGTCGGGTGATGGAGACGTTGGGAAAACTTCTCTCGATTCTCATCTTCCAGAAGCTGAAGCTGGAACCAGAAAGGCAGCGATGAGGTGGGCGAGCGATCCAGAACGGGAGTCCATCCATCCTTCGTCAAGGCTGACGTTCTCGTTCTAGAAGGGCGAACCCGACGCGAGCGGCGGCGCATTCCTTTCATTACCGGAAATGCCCCCCGGAGGTTCTGTTATGATTAATTCGATCCATTCATCGCAGCGCCTCCACTCCCACATCTTCCTTTCGCAGCAGCTCGCGTCCTGCCCAAATCCTCTCTGTTCGAAGCCCTGATCTAGAGAAGGAAAGGATAGGTCACTTTTGctcactctttcttcttctttcggtGGTTTTACTTCCCTGAGTTACCAAGCTGCGGACGTTGCGGAGTTTTGTCGGCGTGTCGTTGAGTTTCTCATCTGTTTCTTGATGATGCCTTTTCTTTGGTTTGGACTGTTTTCAGAGTGTGGAAGGAGAGTGGATCTCGATGGCGAGACCGGAGAAGGAGGACGAGAAGAATGAGAAGATCATTCGAGGGCTTCTGAAGCTTCCTGCAAACCGGAGATGCATCAATTGCAACAGCCTGGTATTATTCTTTTCTATTTCTTTGCTTCCCCCAACTCCAGTTTTACCTCAGCTCCTATCTTTCTCCAGCTGCAAAAAAAATGCTATTTCTGTCGATCCTATCATTTCATATACATAAATTTTGGTTACGTAGGAGCCTTCTACCTTATATGACAACTTCTTCCATATACTTGCTGTTTAAGTGATGCACGGGGAATCAATACAATACGAGAAGCAGAAATATGCATCCTGTGGTGTCCTTGTTCATTGACTTGTAGATTTATTAGAACACAGGGCAACAAGACGACGTACAGAAAAAGGGAAAGATTTGGCTTTCTTATATGACCATAGTGATGATTGTGGAGAATTTTCTCGGGCTAGAGATAGATATACACAAACTCTAATGGCATTTCTGAAGctgaaaaaagataattttaaatcACTATTTATTTTTCCTGGTATTTCACTATTTCTTTGTCTCAGAGTTGAAACCAAGAACTATTGTTATCTTCCTGATATTTCGGAACATTTTCAATAAAACATTCTAGTACAAGTATTTTCATAACATTTTCGATGATCTTATTATATGCTATTCGAACCAGtccttttttattcatttatatcAACAACATTGTCCTTACCCATGAAAAACTATAAATATTGGTGCATCCTAATTTTGATATAATCAACATGTctccttttttatttgtttattttttggattattaaattattttttattaaaggtATATGTGTGAGACACAATGTACTAATATACTAAATTTGATATATTCTAGATGTTCTAATATATTATAGTCTCACCTAGAAGTATTTATAATATCTCAATAGCTAATGAAACTATTTTAGTAAAATTCAACTACCTCAACTCCCGAGCTTTCACACCAAAAACTTGAGTTCGAGTACTATGGCTCAAGCTAGCAAtgaaatttagtttttttttttccttcttttcagtGATGCTGTTGTGTTTTTCCTATCTATTCTCAACTTTTTATCTGCCCTTGGACTTCATGTAATCCTTCTTTCACAGCTTTTGGCAGTGAATACCTCACAAGGTGTCTTCAGCTACAACAAAGAGGAGAAACTAAAACCTTTATATTTAACTATCCAACTCAAGTGAGCCATGCAACAAATTTGTTATTTTAGTAATTTTATGTCAGGATAGGATCTTGGAAGTGCCACATATTGTCTCTGTGACCATTTCTGACCATCATAATCAAAAGCAGTACTTCAGCTCCATGAATGATTTTTTTATGTATTCTTAATCTAAATAAATTTCTCTCACTGACTATTCC encodes the following:
- the LOC135581670 gene encoding uncharacterized protein LOC135581670 isoform X2 codes for the protein MRMVMDHGIDFPHGGVYQQSFCNQHVHSFQPKDVNSTTSIFPGDINTSGGIITMTGMILIGSSSTPNNVSPMILTSNPPGNILLEPVPGLKHIAAFAVDWSCEELEVLKRGLVTYASEPNIMKYIKIAARLPEKTVRDVAKRCRWMTRKENGKRCNSEDLYAGKKIKDRKEKMIGCSSMVNMHYNQPDSESAYSVMMCDGNHMNQFSSEAFPVVDSRTKNLLEDNVKLLHQIAVNIENNEIQNNIDLLYCTNNNITATLNSMLEMPGVMSQMPPLPVHANENLLHSILPYTSQAHGPGNCYVKEEPSCW
- the LOC135581670 gene encoding uncharacterized protein LOC135581670 isoform X1; its protein translation is MRMVMDHGIDFPHGGVYQQSFCNQHVHSFQPKDVNSTTSIFPGDINTSGGIITMTGMILIGSSSTPNNVSPMILTSNPPGNILLEPVPGLKHIAAFAVDWSCEELEVLKRGLVTYASEPNIMKYIKIAARLPEKTVRDVAKRCRWMTRKENGKRCNSEDLYAGKKIKDRKEKMIGCSSMVNMHYNQPDSESAYSVMMCDGNHMNQFSSEAFPVVDSRTKNLLEDNVKLLHQIAVNIENNEIQNNIDLLYCTNNNITATLNSMLEMPGVMSQMPPLPVHANENLLHSILPYTSQRIMQERRRQGKLKRRNY
- the LOC135581670 gene encoding uncharacterized protein LOC135581670 isoform X3 — protein: MRMVMDHGIDFPHGGVYQQSFCNQHVHSFQPKDVNSTTSIFPGDINTSGGIITMTGMILIGSSSTPNNVSPMILTSNPPGNILLEPVPGLKHIAAFAVDWSCEELEVLKRGLVTYASEPNIMKYIKIAARLPEKTVRDVAKRCRWMTRKENGKRCNSEDLYAGKKIKDRKEKMIGCSSMVNMHYNQPDSESAYSVMMCDGNHMNQFSSEVVDSRTKNLLEDNVKLLHQIAVNIENNEIQNNIDLLYCTNNNITATLNSMLEMPGVMSQMPPLPVHANENLLHSILPYTSQRIMQERRRQGKLKRRNY
- the LOC135680670 gene encoding uncharacterized protein LOC135680670, translated to MDLNLYLGLPRSPRPLSFDLGSDLALSSLPLSSSFTSVEAREVPILMSGVVEPSDSHPPYSPSDAEYTPDLPAVLPSDRVDSPEYTPYFPSFARYGPSILPTPPVVEDLEGPHAPDSPIFLPLLAVQEPDETAAQDLMLYDPASPPILADEAMVYSRPSPPRLTDEPIIYVPYSPPRPADQTIPYSPPFVTGSMNPQDHEAASLSFYPSVNAQTGEFLCPENGPSARPDTVRYRESRFRRLIDPSNQWRNRRFRSLLPHAGERFGSGSPSLPNPEQLVHDVLNSHRLPECNGKHIATAEDNAGETSKEGRDEKGSSAANFECNICFDMAAEPVVTPCGHLFCWPCLYQWLHVHSDHKECPVCKGEVTDSNITPIYGRGSLQPHAKKKNEEDGQSTLKIPPRPSGNRFESFRQQLCPVPRRLDEGIATSWRRFLDPHMRSGYRYETFAELSFQEIFDNVRRSAEVSFQEILDNVSQSALNSRRQRRLPREVNYDSVSITGEARLPENNMPSPMRNYVNYIFRDGVDLWHDIGSERLPAAVMTTSIGSAGEHLASSSHGFDASTSSLDPPNHDPPVSGIRVEVAFAADQAPTSSTIAVIQGDVATDAVAEPNSVGSSRSARRRGRSSISGSCDADGGTIGSRKRRLN